The Tripterygium wilfordii isolate XIE 37 chromosome 18, ASM1340144v1, whole genome shotgun sequence nucleotide sequence CACcttgttggaggaggaggaactGGCCAAAGCTGATTTAAACAATCCCTTTGATGAGGTAAAGAGGGAAGAACATATTTACCGGTTCTTTTGAAAAAGGTTCTTATGTACTTGTACCTTCATTCCCCTAGTGTTATTGATGGAAGCAATTGTAATTACGGTTCTTTTCAAATAGTGTTTAAGATAATTTGTCGATTTGTCTTTCTGTTTTCTGAAAGCTGCTGATTACAGATTACGCTACTGCAAAAGGAGAGTGAAGTTCCTTTGGAAGAATTGCTTGCAAGGTATAAAAAGGTGGGTTGAGGTATATATTTTTCTCATAGATTGGGTTGTTTATATGCAGTCGTTTctcaatttattattttcatatgTTCATAGGACTTTGACTATGATGAAGCATCGGAGGATGAATCTGACTATGCCTCTGCTTTATCTGAGGACCTTGTGGATTCTCCAGCTAATGAAGACACTGGTATGAAGCAGCAGGATATGCCAACCAATGAGGTTGTTGAACCCCGTGAATGTCTGCAAGCTGCACATCCtcttgaagaagaacaagaggCAGCCCCTGAGAGTAATTTCGAAGAAGGAAGGGGGAACGAGGATAGAATTGctgatgctgctgctgctgcaagATCTGCACAACCTACAGGGAATACATTCTCAACAACAAATGTGCGTACAAAGTTCCCTTTTCTTGTGAAGCACCCCCTTCGCGAGTATCAACACATTGGCCTGGATTGGCTTGTTACAATGTATGAAAAGAGATTAAATGGAATTCTAGCCGATGAAATGGGACTTGGGAAGACTATCATGACGATTGCCCTACTCGCACACCTGGCATGTGATAAGGGAATATGGGGTCCCCATCTCATTGTGGTACCAACAAGTGTCATGCTTAACTGGGAAACTGAGTTTCTTAAATGGTGTCCTGCTTTTAAGATTCTAACCTACTTTGGGAGTGCGAAAGAGCGCAAAGTTAAGAGACAAGGTTGGTTAAAACCAAATTCGTTTCACATTTGCATAACAACTTATAGACTGGTTATACAAGACTCGAAAGTCTTCAGGCGGAAGAAATGGAAATACTTGATTCTGGATGAAGCTCATCTGATTAAAAATTGGAAGTCCCAGAGATGGCAAACACTTCTGAACTTTAACTCAAAAAGGCGTATTTTGTTAACTGGTACGCCTTTGCAGAATGATCTCATGGAACTTTGGTCATTAATGCATTTCTTAATGCCTCACATCTTTCAGTCTCATCAGGAATTCAAGGATTGGTTCTGTAATCCAATATCAGGTATGGTAGAGGGGCAGGAAAAAGTGAACAAAGAAATTGTTGATCGTCTTCACAATGTACTCCGTCCATTTATACTTCGGCGGCTGAAAAGGGATGTGGAAAAGCAGCTTCCTAGGAAGCAAGAGCATGTGATATATTGTCGACTCTCAAAGAGGCAACGGAACTTGTATGAGGACTTCATTGCTAGCTCAGAGACACAAGCTACCCTTGCAAGTGCAAATTTTTTTGGAATGATTAGTGTTATTATGCAACTACGTAAAGTTTGCAATCATCCCGACTTATTTGAGGGTCGTCCAATTGTAAGTTCTTTTGATATGAGCAGTATGGACATCCAGTTGAGTTCTTCTATTTGTTCAATAACTTCCCGTGGGCCATTCTCTTTGGTGGATCTTAAAGGTTTGGGATTAGTGTCTACTCATAATGATTTTACCATGACTTCTTGGGAGAGTGATGAAGTGAAAGCTATTGCTACTCCCTCAAGCTTTATTGAAGGAAGAGCTGACATGCTTGTGTCAGAAGAAATTGGGCGTGGATATAAGCATCATAAGAAGTTGTCTGGCACAAATATTTTTGAAGACATACGGAAGGCAGTCTTGGAGGAGAGACTTAGACAAGCAAAGGAAAGGGCAGCATCTGTTGCATGGTGGAATTCCTTGAAGTGCCAGAAAAAACCAATGTATTCAACAACCTTGCGGAATCTCCTCACACTAAATCATCCCGTAGATGATATTCATTGTCAAAAAGCTGGCCATGTGTCTTACATTTATTCCTCTAAGCTTGCTGCTGCTATTCTTATGCCAGTTGAACGCTTCCAGCGGATGATTGACCTTGTCGAAAGCTTCATGTTTGCAATCCCAGCAGCTCGAGCCCCAACGCCTCTATGTTGGTGCAGTAAAACTGGTACTTCTGTATTTCTGCACCCAAGTTACAAGGAGAAATGCTCTGAAATCTTATCCCCGCTTCTGTCACCCATTAGACCTGCACTTGTCCGGAAGCAAGTATATTTCCCAGACAGGCGACTTATACAGTTTGACTGTGGTAAGTTGCAGGAATTGGCAATTTTGTTAAGGAAATTGAAATCAGAAGGTCACCGAGCATTAATATTTACCCAGATGACAAAGATGCTTGATATCTTGGAGGCTTTCATTAATTTATACGGTTATACTTACATGCGTTTAGATGGATCCACTCCACCAGAGGAGAGGCAAACATTAATGCAGAGGTTCAACACAAATCCCAaaatttttctctttattttgtcAACCCGTAGTGGGGGAGTTGGGATCAACCTTGTTGGGGCAGATACAGTTATCTTTTATGATAGCGACTGGAATCCTGCCATGGACCAGCAAGCTCAAGATCGATGTCATCGGATAGGACAGACACGTGAAGTGCATATCTACAGGTTAATTAGTGAGAGCACCATTGAAGAGAACATATTGAAGAAAGCAAATCAGAAACGCGCTCTTGATGATCTTGTGATACAGAGTGGAGGTTACAACACTGAATTCTTCAAGAAACTTGATCCTATGGAGCTGTTCTCTGGTCATAGAACACTTCCTATGAAGAACATGCAGAAAGAAAAGAATTGCAATAATGGGGTTGAGGTTTCTGTGTCTAATGCGGATGTGGAGGAGGCTTTGAAGTTTGTAGAAGACGAAGCAGATTACATGGCACTGAAAAAAGTTGAAGAGGAAGAGGCTGTGGACAACCAAGAGTTCGCAGAAGAAACCATTGGGAGACTAGAAGATGATGAACTTGCTAACGAGGATGAATTGAAGGCTGATGAGCCGCTGAATCAGGGTAGCCTGATGATAACGTATGATAAAGACGATGGGATGATGTTAGACGGGAATAGTCATAATGAAGAGCAAGCTTTAAGTTTTGCGGACAAAGATGATGATGTTGACATGCTGGCTGATGTTAAGCAGATGGCAGCAGCTGCAGCGGCGGCTGGGCAAGCTATATCATCATTTGAGAGTCAACTACGTCCAATTGATCGATACGCAATACGTTTTCTGGAATTGTGGGATCCAATTGTAGACAAAGCAGCTGTAGAATCTCAAGTTAGCTTTGAGGACACAGAGTGGGAACTTGATCGCATAGAGAAGTACAAGGAAGAGATTGAAGCTGAGATTGACGATGATGAGGAACCTCTTGTTTATGAAAGTAAGTGATTAGAATCTAATTATTACCTATGACGCTACCTTcatgatactttttttttatgatgttcTAGTTGAGTTTTTGCTGGTACTGGCAATTTCATAGCACAACTTGTTGATATCTTAATTCTGTAGTGTGTTTTTCTTCCCGTTCTTTATCTCGACTTCAAAGTCTTACTTATGACAccattggaaaaaaataatgctAGTAGTAGCTTTCTTTTTAGGGGAAGAGTGAATGGCCTACCTGCATGTCTGTTTTATATGGGTGGGATGTCCAATGTCCTTTACTTGTAGTACAGTACAAATGTGTCGTATGAACTTATTAGTTGTGCAAGAAATTGCATATCTTTTCATACTTCTTATCTTGAgataaaaacacaatataatcACATTCATGATTCAATATGTGAGCTAAATTTCTAAATTGTCTTCTAATTCCAGG carries:
- the LOC119983737 gene encoding protein PHOTOPERIOD-INDEPENDENT EARLY FLOWERING 1-like isoform X1 — protein: MASKVPRSRLDHETRARRQKVPEAPKEPRRPKTHWDHVLEEMLWLSKDFESERKWKLAQAKKVALRASKGMLDQATRGEKKLKEEELRLRKIALNISKDVKKFWMKIEKLVHYKHQMELDEKKKKALDKQLEFLLGQTERYSTMLAENLVDKPLQQHAPHKEVVDTNETAELNVGNEPVELNTVPPPDVDEDFDIQSEDETEDDEQTIEDDEALITEEERQEELAALRSEVDLPLEELLKRYAVGEEKGENGAEPSHMGVDYGKGKEDSFASVIDTSSSVAITGRRCDENNCAELNSENHKAEDGLCHSKNLSNISGKADRERVLFDFGDDQEDVDFVLATGEEMDDETTLLEEEELAKADLNNPFDEITLLQKESEVPLEELLARYKKDFDYDEASEDESDYASALSEDLVDSPANEDTGMKQQDMPTNEVVEPRECLQAAHPLEEEQEAAPESNFEEGRGNEDRIADAAAAARSAQPTGNTFSTTNVRTKFPFLVKHPLREYQHIGLDWLVTMYEKRLNGILADEMGLGKTIMTIALLAHLACDKGIWGPHLIVVPTSVMLNWETEFLKWCPAFKILTYFGSAKERKVKRQGWLKPNSFHICITTYRLVIQDSKVFRRKKWKYLILDEAHLIKNWKSQRWQTLLNFNSKRRILLTGTPLQNDLMELWSLMHFLMPHIFQSHQEFKDWFCNPISGMVEGQEKVNKEIVDRLHNVLRPFILRRLKRDVEKQLPRKQEHVIYCRLSKRQRNLYEDFIASSETQATLASANFFGMISVIMQLRKVCNHPDLFEGRPIVSSFDMSSMDIQLSSSICSITSRGPFSLVDLKGLGLVSTHNDFTMTSWESDEVKAIATPSSFIEGRADMLVSEEIGRGYKHHKKLSGTNIFEDIRKAVLEERLRQAKERAASVAWWNSLKCQKKPMYSTTLRNLLTLNHPVDDIHCQKAGHVSYIYSSKLAAAILMPVERFQRMIDLVESFMFAIPAARAPTPLCWCSKTGTSVFLHPSYKEKCSEILSPLLSPIRPALVRKQVYFPDRRLIQFDCGKLQELAILLRKLKSEGHRALIFTQMTKMLDILEAFINLYGYTYMRLDGSTPPEERQTLMQRFNTNPKIFLFILSTRSGGVGINLVGADTVIFYDSDWNPAMDQQAQDRCHRIGQTREVHIYRLISESTIEENILKKANQKRALDDLVIQSGGYNTEFFKKLDPMELFSGHRTLPMKNMQKEKNCNNGVEVSVSNADVEEALKFVEDEADYMALKKVEEEEAVDNQEFAEETIGRLEDDELANEDELKADEPLNQGSLMITYDKDDGMMLDGNSHNEEQALSFADKDDDVDMLADVKQMAAAAAAAGQAISSFESQLRPIDRYAIRFLELWDPIVDKAAVESQVSFEDTEWELDRIEKYKEEIEAEIDDDEEPLVYERWDADFATEAYRQQVEVLAQHQLMEDLEYEAKLKDDTDDGNFDSMNEMSRDPKPKSKKKPKKAKFKSLKKGSLSSELKHLKEEQSMELMSVDEDLDSHEVTDSDIVSPNSNMQKKRKKGELTFYLDEEKRSEKSKKTKKGPDVDSGKQHYNFMELKSCESMVLDLEQKPSSRSKMGGKISITTMPLKRVLMIKPEKLKKGNLWSRDCVPSPDFWLSQEDAILCAVVHEYGPHWSLVSDILYGMSAGGFYRGRYRHPVHCCERFRELVQKYVLSAPDNQTNEKTGNAGSGKALLKVTEDNIRMLLQVAMEQPDNEFLLQRHFTALLSSVWRVASRFVRRQCILSSQNGLFGEKFSGSAINPKLQSTRKEPAKGIKFTNLGLSSKLIAAALLDASCRIQDTGLRIFSHMEDVPAVQEQLEITLEFCEKDDHMFPLPHSLNLSISGTDLSTSVYKDMDHHHIRASTNVADNRLRASSRACLEGSLDWASSAFAANDMKTWSASKSQSLGKHKLSATESIKPPKSKLKKTSPDHMEVRETFNERAFPPMVSGAPNNPYLRFDLTPAIAHDDWIDDLDSSSPFCLNEVLSSDLVNFESIEHQYVPGLTSGLDDHILNAEFTDFR
- the LOC119983737 gene encoding protein PHOTOPERIOD-INDEPENDENT EARLY FLOWERING 1-like isoform X2 produces the protein MGVDYGKGKEDSFASVIDTSSSVAITGRRCDENNCAELNSENHKAEDGLCHSKNLSNISGKADRERVLFDFGDDQEDVDFVLATGEEMDDETTLLEEEELAKADLNNPFDEITLLQKESEVPLEELLARYKKDFDYDEASEDESDYASALSEDLVDSPANEDTGMKQQDMPTNEVVEPRECLQAAHPLEEEQEAAPESNFEEGRGNEDRIADAAAAARSAQPTGNTFSTTNVRTKFPFLVKHPLREYQHIGLDWLVTMYEKRLNGILADEMGLGKTIMTIALLAHLACDKGIWGPHLIVVPTSVMLNWETEFLKWCPAFKILTYFGSAKERKVKRQGWLKPNSFHICITTYRLVIQDSKVFRRKKWKYLILDEAHLIKNWKSQRWQTLLNFNSKRRILLTGTPLQNDLMELWSLMHFLMPHIFQSHQEFKDWFCNPISGMVEGQEKVNKEIVDRLHNVLRPFILRRLKRDVEKQLPRKQEHVIYCRLSKRQRNLYEDFIASSETQATLASANFFGMISVIMQLRKVCNHPDLFEGRPIVSSFDMSSMDIQLSSSICSITSRGPFSLVDLKGLGLVSTHNDFTMTSWESDEVKAIATPSSFIEGRADMLVSEEIGRGYKHHKKLSGTNIFEDIRKAVLEERLRQAKERAASVAWWNSLKCQKKPMYSTTLRNLLTLNHPVDDIHCQKAGHVSYIYSSKLAAAILMPVERFQRMIDLVESFMFAIPAARAPTPLCWCSKTGTSVFLHPSYKEKCSEILSPLLSPIRPALVRKQVYFPDRRLIQFDCGKLQELAILLRKLKSEGHRALIFTQMTKMLDILEAFINLYGYTYMRLDGSTPPEERQTLMQRFNTNPKIFLFILSTRSGGVGINLVGADTVIFYDSDWNPAMDQQAQDRCHRIGQTREVHIYRLISESTIEENILKKANQKRALDDLVIQSGGYNTEFFKKLDPMELFSGHRTLPMKNMQKEKNCNNGVEVSVSNADVEEALKFVEDEADYMALKKVEEEEAVDNQEFAEETIGRLEDDELANEDELKADEPLNQGSLMITYDKDDGMMLDGNSHNEEQALSFADKDDDVDMLADVKQMAAAAAAAGQAISSFESQLRPIDRYAIRFLELWDPIVDKAAVESQVSFEDTEWELDRIEKYKEEIEAEIDDDEEPLVYERWDADFATEAYRQQVEVLAQHQLMEDLEYEAKLKDDTDDGNFDSMNEMSRDPKPKSKKKPKKAKFKSLKKGSLSSELKHLKEEQSMELMSVDEDLDSHEVTDSDIVSPNSNMQKKRKKGELTFYLDEEKRSEKSKKTKKGPDVDSGKQHYNFMELKSCESMVLDLEQKPSSRSKMGGKISITTMPLKRVLMIKPEKLKKGNLWSRDCVPSPDFWLSQEDAILCAVVHEYGPHWSLVSDILYGMSAGGFYRGRYRHPVHCCERFRELVQKYVLSAPDNQTNEKTGNAGSGKALLKVTEDNIRMLLQVAMEQPDNEFLLQRHFTALLSSVWRVASRFVRRQCILSSQNGLFGEKFSGSAINPKLQSTRKEPAKGIKFTNLGLSSKLIAAALLDASCRIQDTGLRIFSHMEDVPAVQEQLEITLEFCEKDDHMFPLPHSLNLSISGTDLSTSVYKDMDHHHIRASTNVADNRLRASSRACLEGSLDWASSAFAANDMKTWSASKSQSLGKHKLSATESIKPPKSKLKKTSPDHMEVRETFNERAFPPMVSGAPNNPYLRFDLTPAIAHDDWIDDLDSSSPFCLNEVLSSDLVNFESIEHQYVPGLTSGLDDHILNAEFTDFR
- the LOC119983737 gene encoding protein PHOTOPERIOD-INDEPENDENT EARLY FLOWERING 1-like isoform X3, whose product is MDDETTLLEEEELAKADLNNPFDEITLLQKESEVPLEELLARYKKDFDYDEASEDESDYASALSEDLVDSPANEDTGMKQQDMPTNEVVEPRECLQAAHPLEEEQEAAPESNFEEGRGNEDRIADAAAAARSAQPTGNTFSTTNVRTKFPFLVKHPLREYQHIGLDWLVTMYEKRLNGILADEMGLGKTIMTIALLAHLACDKGIWGPHLIVVPTSVMLNWETEFLKWCPAFKILTYFGSAKERKVKRQGWLKPNSFHICITTYRLVIQDSKVFRRKKWKYLILDEAHLIKNWKSQRWQTLLNFNSKRRILLTGTPLQNDLMELWSLMHFLMPHIFQSHQEFKDWFCNPISGMVEGQEKVNKEIVDRLHNVLRPFILRRLKRDVEKQLPRKQEHVIYCRLSKRQRNLYEDFIASSETQATLASANFFGMISVIMQLRKVCNHPDLFEGRPIVSSFDMSSMDIQLSSSICSITSRGPFSLVDLKGLGLVSTHNDFTMTSWESDEVKAIATPSSFIEGRADMLVSEEIGRGYKHHKKLSGTNIFEDIRKAVLEERLRQAKERAASVAWWNSLKCQKKPMYSTTLRNLLTLNHPVDDIHCQKAGHVSYIYSSKLAAAILMPVERFQRMIDLVESFMFAIPAARAPTPLCWCSKTGTSVFLHPSYKEKCSEILSPLLSPIRPALVRKQVYFPDRRLIQFDCGKLQELAILLRKLKSEGHRALIFTQMTKMLDILEAFINLYGYTYMRLDGSTPPEERQTLMQRFNTNPKIFLFILSTRSGGVGINLVGADTVIFYDSDWNPAMDQQAQDRCHRIGQTREVHIYRLISESTIEENILKKANQKRALDDLVIQSGGYNTEFFKKLDPMELFSGHRTLPMKNMQKEKNCNNGVEVSVSNADVEEALKFVEDEADYMALKKVEEEEAVDNQEFAEETIGRLEDDELANEDELKADEPLNQGSLMITYDKDDGMMLDGNSHNEEQALSFADKDDDVDMLADVKQMAAAAAAAGQAISSFESQLRPIDRYAIRFLELWDPIVDKAAVESQVSFEDTEWELDRIEKYKEEIEAEIDDDEEPLVYERWDADFATEAYRQQVEVLAQHQLMEDLEYEAKLKDDTDDGNFDSMNEMSRDPKPKSKKKPKKAKFKSLKKGSLSSELKHLKEEQSMELMSVDEDLDSHEVTDSDIVSPNSNMQKKRKKGELTFYLDEEKRSEKSKKTKKGPDVDSGKQHYNFMELKSCESMVLDLEQKPSSRSKMGGKISITTMPLKRVLMIKPEKLKKGNLWSRDCVPSPDFWLSQEDAILCAVVHEYGPHWSLVSDILYGMSAGGFYRGRYRHPVHCCERFRELVQKYVLSAPDNQTNEKTGNAGSGKALLKVTEDNIRMLLQVAMEQPDNEFLLQRHFTALLSSVWRVASRFVRRQCILSSQNGLFGEKFSGSAINPKLQSTRKEPAKGIKFTNLGLSSKLIAAALLDASCRIQDTGLRIFSHMEDVPAVQEQLEITLEFCEKDDHMFPLPHSLNLSISGTDLSTSVYKDMDHHHIRASTNVADNRLRASSRACLEGSLDWASSAFAANDMKTWSASKSQSLGKHKLSATESIKPPKSKLKKTSPDHMEVRETFNERAFPPMVSGAPNNPYLRFDLTPAIAHDDWIDDLDSSSPFCLNEVLSSDLVNFESIEHQYVPGLTSGLDDHILNAEFTDFR